Proteins encoded by one window of Arachis hypogaea cultivar Tifrunner chromosome 1, arahy.Tifrunner.gnm2.J5K5, whole genome shotgun sequence:
- the LOC112805713 gene encoding histone deacetylase 6 isoform X1, which yields MGIEEESGASLPGGQDGKKRRVTYFYEPSIGDYYYGQGHPMKPHRIRMAHNLIVHYSLHRRMEINRPFPAAPDDIRRFHSDDYVDFLASVSPDTLADPAFSRHLKRFNVGEDCPVFDGLFPFCQASAGGSIGAAVKLNRQDADIAVNWAGGLHHAKKSEASGFCYVNDIVLGILELLKYHRRVLYVDIDVHHGDGVEEAFYTTDRVMTVSFHKFGDFFPGTGHIKDVGVGSGKNYAINVPLNDGMDDESFRALFRPIIQKVMEVYQPDAVVLQCGADSLSGDRLGCFNLSVKGHADCLRFLRSFNVPLMVLGGGGYTIRNVARCWCYETAVAVGVEPDNKLPYNEYYEYFGPDYTLHVDPSNMENLNTTKDMEKIRNTLLEQISRLPHAPSVPFQTTPSTIPVPDVAEEDMERRPKPRIWSGDDYDSDHDEDEKANMKSSNLNDYMSRDVADDMEEEKPVPPPHGCC from the exons atgGGGATAGAAGAAGAGAGTGGGGCGTCGCTGCCCGGCGGGCAGGacgggaagaaaagaagagttacGTACTTCTACGAACCCAGCATCGGAGACTACTACTACGGTCAGGGTCACCCAATGAAGCCACACCGAATCCGGATGGCTCACAACCTCATCGTTCACTACTCCCTCCACCGCCGCATGGAGATCAATCGCCCTTTCCCCGCCGCCCCCGACGATATCAGGCGTTTTCACTCCGATGACTACGTCGACTTCCTCGCCTCCGTCTCCCCCGACACCCTCGCTGACCCTGCCTTCTCCCGCCACCTCAAGCGCTTCAACGTCGGGGAGGACTGTCCTGTTTTCGATGGATTGTTCCCCTTCTGCCAGGCCTCCGCCGGCGGCTCTATCGGCGCCGCCGTCAAGCTCAACCGCCAGGACGCTGATATCGCTGTCAATTGGGCTGGTGGCCTCCACCATGCTAAGAAGTCCGAAGCCTCTGGATTCTGTTACGTCAACGACATTGTCCTCGGTATTCTCGAGCTTCTCAAATATCACAGG CGTGTATTGTATGTTGATATTGATGTTCACCATGGTGATGGTGTTGAGGAGGCCTTTTATACAACTGATAGGGTAATGACGGTGTCTTTTCACAAATTTGGGGACTTTTTCCCCGGGACTGGACACATTAAAGACGTTGGTGTTGGCTCAGGAAAGAATTATGCTATCAATGTCCCGTTAAATGATGGAATGGATGATGAGAGTTTCCGGGCTCTGTTTCGACCTATCATTCAAAAAGTCATGGAAGTTTATCAACCTGATGCCGTCGTTCTTCAATGTGGAGCTGATTCTTTGTCTGGCGACAGGTTGGGTTGCTTCAATTTGTCTGTGAAAGGTCATGCAGATTGCCTTCGCTTCCTTAGATCTTTCAATGTTCCTCTGATGGTGTTGGGTGGTGGAGGATATACAATTCGGAACGTCGCTCGTTGTTGGTGTTATGag ACAGCAGTCGCAGTAGGAGTGGAGCCTGATAATAAGTTACCATATAATGAATATTATGAGTATTTTGGCCCAGATTATACTCTTCATGTGGATCCAAGCAACATGGAGAATCTAAACACGACCAAGGATATGGAAAAAATAAG GAACACACTACTAGAACAGATTTCCAGGCTTCCACATGCTCCCAGTGTTCCTTTTCAGACAACACCATCAACCATACCAGTTCCAGATGTG GCAGAAGAGGACATGGAGAGAAGACCAAAACCTCGCATATGGAGTGGTGATGATTATGATTCTGATCATGATGAAGATGAAAAGGCTAATATGAAGTCCTCAAACTTAAATGACTATATGAG CAGGGATGTTGCAGATGATATGGAAGAGGAGAAACCGGTGCCTCCCCCACATGGATGCTGCTGA
- the LOC112805713 gene encoding histone deacetylase 6 isoform X2 produces the protein MGIEEESGASLPGGQDGKKRRVTYFYEPSIGDYYYGQGHPMKPHRIRMAHNLIVHYSLHRRMEINRPFPAAPDDIRRFHSDDYVDFLASVSPDTLADPAFSRHLKRFNVGEDCPVFDGLFPFCQASAGGSIGAAVKLNRQDADIAVNWAGGLHHAKKSEASGFCYVNDIVLGILELLKYHRRVLYVDIDVHHGDGVEEAFYTTDRVMTVSFHKFGDFFPGTGHIKDVGVGSGKNYAINVPLNDGMDDESFRALFRPIIQKVMEVYQPDAVVLQCGADSLSGDRLGCFNLSVKGHADCLRFLRSFNVPLMVLGGGGYTIRNVARCWCYETAVAVGVEPDNKLPYNEYYEYFGPDYTLHVDPSNMENLNTTKDMEKIRNTLLEQISRLPHAPSVPFQTTPSTIPVPDVAEEDMERRPKPRIWSGDDYDSDHDEDEKANMKSSNLNDYMRDVADDMEEEKPVPPPHGCC, from the exons atgGGGATAGAAGAAGAGAGTGGGGCGTCGCTGCCCGGCGGGCAGGacgggaagaaaagaagagttacGTACTTCTACGAACCCAGCATCGGAGACTACTACTACGGTCAGGGTCACCCAATGAAGCCACACCGAATCCGGATGGCTCACAACCTCATCGTTCACTACTCCCTCCACCGCCGCATGGAGATCAATCGCCCTTTCCCCGCCGCCCCCGACGATATCAGGCGTTTTCACTCCGATGACTACGTCGACTTCCTCGCCTCCGTCTCCCCCGACACCCTCGCTGACCCTGCCTTCTCCCGCCACCTCAAGCGCTTCAACGTCGGGGAGGACTGTCCTGTTTTCGATGGATTGTTCCCCTTCTGCCAGGCCTCCGCCGGCGGCTCTATCGGCGCCGCCGTCAAGCTCAACCGCCAGGACGCTGATATCGCTGTCAATTGGGCTGGTGGCCTCCACCATGCTAAGAAGTCCGAAGCCTCTGGATTCTGTTACGTCAACGACATTGTCCTCGGTATTCTCGAGCTTCTCAAATATCACAGG CGTGTATTGTATGTTGATATTGATGTTCACCATGGTGATGGTGTTGAGGAGGCCTTTTATACAACTGATAGGGTAATGACGGTGTCTTTTCACAAATTTGGGGACTTTTTCCCCGGGACTGGACACATTAAAGACGTTGGTGTTGGCTCAGGAAAGAATTATGCTATCAATGTCCCGTTAAATGATGGAATGGATGATGAGAGTTTCCGGGCTCTGTTTCGACCTATCATTCAAAAAGTCATGGAAGTTTATCAACCTGATGCCGTCGTTCTTCAATGTGGAGCTGATTCTTTGTCTGGCGACAGGTTGGGTTGCTTCAATTTGTCTGTGAAAGGTCATGCAGATTGCCTTCGCTTCCTTAGATCTTTCAATGTTCCTCTGATGGTGTTGGGTGGTGGAGGATATACAATTCGGAACGTCGCTCGTTGTTGGTGTTATGag ACAGCAGTCGCAGTAGGAGTGGAGCCTGATAATAAGTTACCATATAATGAATATTATGAGTATTTTGGCCCAGATTATACTCTTCATGTGGATCCAAGCAACATGGAGAATCTAAACACGACCAAGGATATGGAAAAAATAAG GAACACACTACTAGAACAGATTTCCAGGCTTCCACATGCTCCCAGTGTTCCTTTTCAGACAACACCATCAACCATACCAGTTCCAGATGTG GCAGAAGAGGACATGGAGAGAAGACCAAAACCTCGCATATGGAGTGGTGATGATTATGATTCTGATCATGATGAAGATGAAAAGGCTAATATGAAGTCCTCAAACTTAAATGACTATATGAG GGATGTTGCAGATGATATGGAAGAGGAGAAACCGGTGCCTCCCCCACATGGATGCTGCTGA